One Serratia liquefaciens genomic window, GTGATAAAAGAATTGATATGTTATAACGTAACAGAAAATGCATAATGAATTCAGTTCACGACATCCTCCATGTCGATGGGGTTAGCCTGATCGGTCACCGTGAGGCATTGATACTCGATAACATCCATTTCGCGCTCCGCTCTGGTGAGAAGCTGGCGGTGATAGGCCCTAACGGCAGCGGTAAGTCGAGCCTGTTGCGCACCCTGATCGGCGAAACGCGGCCGGACAGCGGCCGCATTTACTGGCGCGGTCGCGCCTTGTCCGATTGGCCTGCGGCGGAACGCGCCAGAAGCATCGCCTTTCTGGCACAAAACGATCTGCCGGATTTGCGGCTGTTGGTTGAGGACTACGTAGCGTTGGGCCGTTTACCGCATGGCGAACGCTCTGCGGCGGGAAAAAGTATCGTTGACGAGGCCATCGGGGAAACCGGGCTGGCGCCGCTCAGGCACCATCCGCTGGGGCGGCTCTCGGGCGGTCAGCGTCAGCGCGCTGCGCTGGCCCGAGCGTTGGCGCAGTCTCCCAGCCTGTTGTTACTGGATGAACCGACTAATCATCTCGATCCGCCCGGGCGCTCGGCGCTGCTGTCGTTAGTGAAAAATAAGGATATCGCCGTGATTGCGGTTCTGCACGATCTGCCCGTGGCAGAGGCGTTTGCCGATCGCATCCTGGTGCTTAACGAAAGCCGTCAGGTGGCCTGCGGTACGCCTGAGGCGGTGTTGCAGACCCGGGTGATTTTTCCGGTGTTCGGCATGAACAGTTTCAAAGTAGCGCATCCCGCCAGCGGCAAAACGCTGCGTATTTTTGACGTTCCACATTGCGCTTGATAAACCAGAGAGAAACATGAACGCACGCGTATTCATCCTGCTTCTGTTGCTGGCCGCCAGGTCGGCGGCGGCCGAAAATTTTCCCGTCACCGTAGAAAGCTGCGGTATGCCGGTTACCTTCAATCAGGCGCCGCAGCGCGCCGTCATCAATGACATCAACATGGCTGAGATGGCCTTTGCACTGCACCTGCAGGATCGCATTGTCGGGCTGACCGGCATCACCGGCTGGTACAAACTGACGCCTGACTTCAAGGCCGCGATGGGGCACATTCCCGAACTGGCACCGAAATATCCCGCTTTGGAAACGTTGCTGGCGGCACAACCGGATTTCTTCTTCGCCGGCTGGAATTATGGCATGAAGATCGGCGGTGACGTCACGCCGGAGAAGCTCGCCCCGTTCGGCATCAAAACGCTGGTGTTGAGCGAGAGCTGCGTGCAGGCTGGCGGGCGGCCGCAGAAGGCCGATATGAACCTGCTGTATGACGATGAACTGAAGCTCGGCAAAATTTTCGGCAAGCAGCGAGAGGCCGCCGCGTTGGTTGAGGGATGGCAGCGCCGGTTAGCCGCGCTTCCGGCCAGGCCTGCGGGACAGCCGCCGCTCAAGGTGTTCGTCTATGATTCGGGTGAGGAGAAGCCTTTCACCAGTGGCAAATACGCCATGCCGACGGCGATTATCGAGGCGGCGGGCGGGCACAACGTGATGGACGGTTTGCCTGCGAGCTGGACGACGGCGTCCTGGGAGGCGGTAGCGGCTGCCGAGCCCGACTTCATTATTCTGCTGGATTACCAGACCGGCTCGGGTGCCGATGCGCTGCGGCGCTTCCTCGAGTCTCACCCATTGATGAAATTGACGCCTGCCGTGCAGCACCACCGCTACCTGAAACTGCAGTATGCGGAGCTGACGCCGGGGCCGGCCAATATCGGCGCGGTGGAAAAGCTGGCGCGGGCGTTGTACGCGCCGGCCACCAAATGAATGCGCCGACCGGACGGTTTATGTTGCTCGCACCGCTGGCGCTGTTGATATTGTGCGGGTTAATGATCTGGAGCCTGCAGTTGGGCAGCGTTGCGCTGTCATGGCGGCAGACGATGGCGGCATTGGGGCTTTCATCTGCCCCCCTCTCCGGCATGCTGGATACCATCGTCGTGCAACTGCGGGTGCCCAGAGCCTTGCTGGCTGCATTGACCGGCGCCGGGCTGGCGATGACCGGCGCGCTGCTGCAGACCACCACCCGCAATGAGCTGGCGGACCCTTTTTTGTTTGGGCTCTCCTCCGGCGCCTCTGCCGGCGCGGTGCTGGTCATCACGCGCTTCGGGGATGCGCTGGGTGCGTTGACGTTGCCGCTGTCCGCTTTCGCTGGCGGCATTTTGTCTGCGATGGCGGTGATGGTACTGTTTCGCGTCAGCCGGATCAGGCGTGCCGAGCAGCTTATCGTCTGCGGCCTGGCGGTCTCATTTTTGTTCAGCGCGCTCACCAGCTATCTGGTATTTTCCGGCGATCAGCGGGCGGCCGGTTCGGTCTTGTTTTGGTCGCTGGGTGGGTTGGGGCTGGCGCGTTGGGAAAATATGTTCATTCCGCTGGTGAGTTTCGTGCTGTTGGTCGGGTTTACCGCGCTGCGTTGGCGGTCGCTGGACGCGCTGTTGGCAGGAGAGCAGACTGCCCATTCGATGGGGGTCAACGTAGCGCGCTTGCGAACCGAGACCTTTCTGTGCTGCGCACTGTCCACGGCGTTTCTCGTTTCACTGACGGGCGTGATCGGTTTTGTCGGGCTGATGGTGCCTTATCTGGCCCGACGCCTGGTGGGCGTGCGTCACCGTTTGTCCGTGCCGATGTGCGGCTTGCTGGGGGCGATGCTGCTGACCGGCGGCGACATGCTCAGCCGCAGCCTGATCCCCCATCAGGAACTGCCCATCGGCATCATTACGGCGGGGCTGGGGGGCGCATTTATCGTCTCTTTACTGCTGCGCGCGGAGCGGTGAACCCCCTCTCAATAAAGTTCCAGGTGCAGGCGCTGCTGCTCAATCAGCGTCTGGCACAGGTTTTCCGTCCGGCAGGCTTTCTCCAGCGCTGTCGCCACGGCATGTTCCAGATACTGTCGATTGCCGCACAGGTAGACGTGCGCCCCCTTAAGCAACAGCTCCCTCACGTAATCGGCATGTTCTTCGATCGCGTGCTGCACGTAGTATTTCGTGGCGCCGTCGCGGGAAAACGCGGTAATGAGTCGATTCAGTACGCCACCCTCGCACAACGACTCAAGCTCTTCGCGGTACAGGAAGTCTTCATCGCAGCGTTTTTCTCCGAAGATTAAGGCGGTTTCGCGTTGTTCGCCACCGAGCGCCATTTCGCGCAGTAAGCCTATCAAGGGGGCGATGCCGGTGCCGGTACCGATAAACAGTACGGGAATCTCCGGATCGGCCGGCAGGTAGAAGCTGGGGTTGGCGCGGCAGAAGACACGGAAGGGGCCAGTGTGATCCAGCAGCCAACCGGTCGCGGTACCGCTTCGAGCACGCCCATTACGTTCGTAACGGACCTCGCGAATGCACAAGTCCAGACTGTCTTCTCGCGAGGCCGAAGCGATCGAATAGGCGCGCGGCAGGCAAGCAGGGAGCAGGCTCAGCAGATCTTCCAGAGTGACCGACTGCGGCGTGCAAAAGTCTTGCAGTACGTCCAGCAGATCGGCGCCGTACAGGTAAGCCTCCAACGCCTTGCGCTGGCGGATCTTCAGCATTCCCTTGAGGTCTTCACTGTCGGCAAGCTGCGCCAGTTCGCGCAGTACCGCTTTGCTTATCTGACGCAGCTCCCGCAGGCGTAGCGCTTCTTTGGCTTCAGGTCGGCCGAGCCAGGTTGCTAAACGAAGCAGTAAAGCCTCGTCGTTTTCCGGTAGCAGGTAGAGCGTATCACCTGCGCGGTAGCCGATGCCGCTGCCGGCGGTATCCAGGCGAAGATGCCAGGCGTACGGCGCGCGGGCGCTGATAGAGCGGCGCTCCAGCAGGCCGGCGGCAAAAGCATTGTCCTCGCCATAAGCGGTGACGCGCAGATGCAGATCGCGCCCGGCCTGCAAGTCCCCCGCAATTACCTGTTCCACTACGGCTGACCAGGTGGCGAAGAAGCTCTCGAAGTTGACGTCGGCATCAACGCGGTTGACGATGGCCTGCGCTCCGCGTTCGGACAACCCGGCGTCAAGCGACTGCGTGAAACCGCAAAAACGCGGGTAAGC contains:
- a CDS encoding ABC transporter ATP-binding protein; protein product: MILDNIHFALRSGEKLAVIGPNGSGKSSLLRTLIGETRPDSGRIYWRGRALSDWPAAERARSIAFLAQNDLPDLRLLVEDYVALGRLPHGERSAAGKSIVDEAIGETGLAPLRHHPLGRLSGGQRQRAALARALAQSPSLLLLDEPTNHLDPPGRSALLSLVKNKDIAVIAVLHDLPVAEAFADRILVLNESRQVACGTPEAVLQTRVIFPVFGMNSFKVAHPASGKTLRIFDVPHCA
- a CDS encoding ABC transporter substrate-binding protein yields the protein MNARVFILLLLLAARSAAAENFPVTVESCGMPVTFNQAPQRAVINDINMAEMAFALHLQDRIVGLTGITGWYKLTPDFKAAMGHIPELAPKYPALETLLAAQPDFFFAGWNYGMKIGGDVTPEKLAPFGIKTLVLSESCVQAGGRPQKADMNLLYDDELKLGKIFGKQREAAALVEGWQRRLAALPARPAGQPPLKVFVYDSGEEKPFTSGKYAMPTAIIEAAGGHNVMDGLPASWTTASWEAVAAAEPDFIILLDYQTGSGADALRRFLESHPLMKLTPAVQHHRYLKLQYAELTPGPANIGAVEKLARALYAPATK
- a CDS encoding sulfite reductase flavoprotein subunit alpha, which produces MADIIERILIGYGSESGKAQALATRLGGLPFLHPYAPTLQPLNEISPADLGKGDVLLIVSSSFGDGEPPANAELFFDALAHTQNLAQLRYAIFGLGDTAYPRFCGFTQSLDAGLSERGAQAIVNRVDADVNFESFFATWSAVVEQVIAGDLQAGRDLHLRVTAYGEDNAFAAGLLERRSISARAPYAWHLRLDTAGSGIGYRAGDTLYLLPENDEALLLRLATWLGRPEAKEALRLRELRQISKAVLRELAQLADSEDLKGMLKIRQRKALEAYLYGADLLDVLQDFCTPQSVTLEDLLSLLPACLPRAYSIASASREDSLDLCIREVRYERNGRARSGTATGWLLDHTGPFRVFCRANPSFYLPADPEIPVLFIGTGTGIAPLIGLLREMALGGEQRETALIFGEKRCDEDFLYREELESLCEGGVLNRLITAFSRDGATKYYVQHAIEEHADYVRELLLKGAHVYLCGNRQYLEHAVATALEKACRTENLCQTLIEQQRLHLELY
- a CDS encoding FecCD family ABC transporter permease codes for the protein MNAPTGRFMLLAPLALLILCGLMIWSLQLGSVALSWRQTMAALGLSSAPLSGMLDTIVVQLRVPRALLAALTGAGLAMTGALLQTTTRNELADPFLFGLSSGASAGAVLVITRFGDALGALTLPLSAFAGGILSAMAVMVLFRVSRIRRAEQLIVCGLAVSFLFSALTSYLVFSGDQRAAGSVLFWSLGGLGLARWENMFIPLVSFVLLVGFTALRWRSLDALLAGEQTAHSMGVNVARLRTETFLCCALSTAFLVSLTGVIGFVGLMVPYLARRLVGVRHRLSVPMCGLLGAMLLTGGDMLSRSLIPHQELPIGIITAGLGGAFIVSLLLRAER